The DNA segment CGCTATGCGGCGCTGGCCGCGGAGGATATGGCGGGGAAAGGTGCCGTCCCCCGTGCGTCCGATTTCTTCCTCCGGCCGATCGGGCGGTTTCTCAAGGGATATGTCCTGAAGGCCGGCTGGAGAGACGGCCGGGAGGGCTTCATTGCCGCAGCCGGCTCTGCCTTCTATGTCTTCATGCGCGCCGCCTTTCTCTGGGAGAATCGCCGAAAGGGTGAGAGCGCTTAATATTCTGCATACAGAGGCGTCTCCCGGTCTGGGAGGCCAGGAGAAGCGAATCCTGCTGGAGGCGGTCGTCCTCGAAAAAAGGGGGCATCGCGTCCACATCGCGGGCCAGCCGCACGGGCTTATCCGAAAGGAAGCGGAGGAAGCCGGCCTGTCCTTCCATCCGATCCGCATGCGGACCAGCTGGGATCCCGCGGCACTCTTTCGGCTGATCTGCCTGATTCGGAAAATCCGCCCGCATTTGATCCACACCCACAGCAGCAAAGACAGCTGGCTGGCCGGAGTGGCCGGGCGGCTGATGGGGGTTCCCGTCGTGCGTACCCGGCACGTTTCCATCCCGGTCAGCGGAAATGCACTGAACTGGGTCTATCTCCTTCCGAAAAGAATTTTCACGACGGCCGATCTGATCCGCCGGATGCTGATCGAGCAGAAGGTCTGCAAGGGCGATCGGGTGAGCGTGCTCCCGACGGGCGTGGATCTTTCCGCGTTTCATGATGGCGTATCGGGCGAGGGCTTCCGGGCCGAGTTCGGACTCTCCGGGGAGACCCCGGCGGTGGGCATCATCGCCCAGCTCCGAAAGAGCAAAGG comes from the bacterium genome and includes:
- a CDS encoding glycosyltransferase family 4 protein; the encoded protein is MRALNILHTEASPGLGGQEKRILLEAVVLEKRGHRVHIAGQPHGLIRKEAEEAGLSFHPIRMRTSWDPAALFRLICLIRKIRPHLIHTHSSKDSWLAGVAGRLMGVPVVRTRHVSIPVSGNALNWVYLLPKRIFTTADLIRRMLIEQKVCKGDRVSVLPTGVDLSAFHDGVSGEGFRAEFGLSGETPAVGIIAQLRKSKGHDHFLAAARILRDRGVSARFFVVGDGHWRDIFREEAERLGLLGGTVRFLGYRTDIPQIMAGLDLLVIASTRTEGIPQVALQAMAMRLPVVGTDIGGVPEAILPGGAGVVVPPGDPEALAAAIEEMLADPERRRRMGESGKKYVTENHSLTRMIEETERLYNEVLAA